A window of the Fusarium poae strain DAOMC 252244 chromosome 3, whole genome shotgun sequence genome harbors these coding sequences:
- a CDS encoding hypothetical protein (TransMembrane:14 (o38-56i77-99o105-125i137-159o165-187i194-214o234-255i267-284o304-329i341-365o371-391i403-424o430-455i506-524o)), whose translation MDEKDNRTSNSPERPSADAVDESSNTTDNVKIYPPKKVVLPTMVALFLVFFLVALDRTIIGTAIPTISAEFDSFGDIAWYESAFLLPLCVFQLSFGLVFKYYSTKWILFILTAIFEIGSIVCAAAPNSNALIVGRAITGIGGAGIGSGVFIYITLLFPLEERPKYLGSLGSAFGISSILGPILGGYLTSISWRWCFWINVPIGALSLILLFILAPDRPSPVKPAATWRQKFLDLDPVGFLLIASSIVSLLFALEFGKEDRAWSTGRVIALFVVFAVLLVAFAAYQVWRNEKATIPPRILCQRTVLAACLFNFFMGTVLVIYAFYIPVWFQVVKGKSPQDSGIALLPLLLSNVVFVIVGGILVSAIGYFTPFAIVGSATLIVGGALITTWTADESQGKWVRYQIIAGTGMGLALQQPAIAVQTVLSESDSTVGLSILSFLGFLSGTVFITVAQTLLQGQLDSRISQKFPEINTEQLSNSGAASIRNLVSEDKMDIVLDAYNDSMRSIWYLALAMGAASLVVSLAFEWKNVKANKKKEEAKEESSGSVSV comes from the exons ATGGACGAAAAGGATAATAGGACTTCTAATAGTCCAGAACGTCCAAGTGCTGACGCAGTTGACGAATCATCAAACACAACAGACAATGTCAAAATATACCCGCCAAAGAAGGTTGTCCTCCCAACCATGGTCGCCCTGTTCCTCGTATTCTTCCTAGTCGCATTG GATCGAACCATCATAGGTACAGCTATACCAACTATATCCGCCGAGTTTGACAGCTTTGGAGACATCGCCTGGTACGAATCGGCCTTCCTCCTTCCTCTCTGCGTGTTCCAGCTTTCTTTCGGCCTGGTATTCAAGTACTACTCCACCAAATGGATCCTGTTTATTCTTACTGCTATCTTCGAAATTGGATCTATTGTTTGCGCTGCAGCACCCAATTCGAATGCTTTGATCGTTGGACGAGCCATTACGGGTATTGGTGGTGCTGGTATTGGCTCCGGTGTGTTTATCTACATCACTCTCCTGTTCCCTCTCGAAGAACGACCCAAGTATCTTGGATCATTGGGCTCCGCCTTTGGAATATCTTCCATCTTGGGTCCGATTCTTGGAGGCTACCTTACATCCATTAGCTGGCGTTGGTGCTTCTGGATCAACGTCCCAATCGGCGCTCTTTCACTCATCCTTCTGTTCATCCTCGCTCCTGACAGACCATCTCCTGTCAAGCCAGCCGCGACATGGCGTCAGAAGTTCCTCGATCTGGATCCAGTGGGCTTCCTGCTGATTGCAAGCTCAATTGTCAGTCTTCTGTTCGCTCTTGAATTCGGGAAAGAGGATAGAGCATGGTCGACGGGACGTGTCATTGCGCTGTTCGTCGTCTTTGCAGTTCTTCTTGTTGCATTCGCTGCATACCAAGTCTGGCGTAATGAAAAGGCGACCATTCCTCCGAGAATCCTGTGTCAACGAACGGTGCTGGCTGCATGTCTCTTTAACTTCTTCATGGGTACCGTACTGGTCATTTATGCCTTCTACATTCCCGTCTGGTTTCAGGTTGTCAAGGGCAAATCGCCTCAGGATTCTGGCATCGCTCTACTACCTTTGCTGCTTAGCAATGTGGTGTTTGTTATTGTCGGTGGTATTTTGGTTAGCGCAATCGGATATTTCACGCCGTTTGCCATCGTTGGAAGCGCAACACTTATTGTTGGCGGTGCCCTTATCACAACCTGGACAGCAGATGAAAGTCAGGGCAAATGGGTCAGATACCAG ATAATTGCCGGTACAGGCATGGGACTGGCATTGCAACAACCAGCCATTGCAGTCCAGACTGTGCTATCAGAAAGCGATAGTACAGTCGGTCTTTCCATCCTTAGCTTTCTCGGCTTTCTTTCGGGAACAGTATTCATTACCGTTGCTCAAACTTTACTTCAAGGACAGCTCGACAGCAGGATCTCGCAAAAGTTTCCTGAAATCAACACAGAACAACTAAGCAATAGCGGAGCTGCAAGCATTAGAAACTTGGTGTCCGAGGACAAGATGGATATCGTATTAGATGCGTACAATGACTCCATGAGGTCAATCTGGTATCTTGCTCTTGCCATGGGTGCTGCTTCTTTGGTGGTATCTTTGGCCTTTGAGTGGAAGAATGTCAAGGCAaataagaagaaagaagaggcgAAGGAGGAATCTTCTGGTTCAGTTTCGGTCTAG